Within the Acidipropionibacterium acidipropionici genome, the region CTCGCCGTCGTCATCATCCCCGGGCTGGCCCGGTTGATCGGGCACGTCGCGGGCCGGGTCGGTGGCACCCCCGCCGAGCTGGCCGCCGAGAACGCCCAGCGCAACCCCGGACGCGCCGCCACCACGGTCTCCGCGCTGCTGGTCGGCGTCACCCTCATCGTGATGACAGCCGTCGGCGCGGCCTGCGGACGCACCACCATCGACGCCACCCTGGACAAGCAGTTCCCCTTCGACGCCTCGGTGACCAGCTCCGCCTCCGTCGAGCCCGCGGCAGTCGGCGCGATCACCCGCACGAAGGGGGTCGCCGAGGCCGCGACGGTCCCCCAGGTCGAACTCACCCTGGCCGTCGCGGGATCGAGTCATGGAACCCGCGTCACCGGATTCGGGTACAGCGAGCGGGCCCGGGCCACCTTCCGCGACGCCTCCTCCCTCAAGGGCCTTGACGACGGCCACGCCCTGGTCCAGGCCCCCGGGGCGAGCACCGGCGACAGGATCACCGTGAGATCGGGAGACCGCGCCCTCACCCTGACCGCAGTGGTGCCCGACGGCGCCGACCCGTCGCTCAACCGGGTGATGCTCACCGCCGATGCGCTCCAGAAGGTGGCCCCCGGGGCGCCCGCCCACCAGGTGCTGGTGCGCTACGCCGACGGGGCGCAGGCCGCCGACGTCAGCTCCGCGCTCACCACCGCGCTGGCCCCCTATCCGGCCATGAGCCTCAACTCCGCTGCGAACCAGCGCTCCCAGATGGAGCAGATCGTCACCCTCATGATGGCGCTGGTCATCGGCCTGCTGGCCATCTCGGTGATCATCGCCCTGGTCGGGGTGGCCAACACCCTGGGACTGTCGGTGCTGGAACGCACCCGGGAGATCGGGCTGCTGCGGGCCCTGGGGCTGACCCGCAGCCAGATCAAGGCGATGTTCGGCCACGAGGCCGTCCAGGAATCGGTGGCCGCGATCCTCGTCGGTCTGGTCCTCGGGTCGGCCTACGGCATCGCCGGAGCCTTCGCGCTGCTGGGCACCGAGGGCTCGGTGACGATGCACATCTCCGTGCCGTGGGTCGAGCTGGCCGCGGTGACCGTGGTGGCCCTGGGGGCCGGCTGGCTGGCCTCGGTGATCCCGGGACGCCGAGCGGCCCGGATCAGCCCGGCGGTGGCACTGGCCGGGGAGTAAGGCCCGACGGCCCTCCCCCGCCCCTCTCTCCCCGCCACGTCCATCCCCGCCACGTCTCTCCCCGCCACGTCCGTCCCCGCCACGGCCATCCGCGGCGGCATCCAAACCTGGCGGCGGCATTGGAATACAGCTGCCGTCGCCAGGTTTGGATGCCGTCGAGGACTGGATCATGCACCGGCGGGCCTCAGATCAGGCCCAGCCGACGCAGCTCGGGAATCACCGAGTCGACGAGCAGCGGGGCCTGACGCGGATCGTTGGCGGCCGTGTCCAGAGGGGTCCACTCGTACTCCGCGATCTCATGATCGGGAGTCGGGTGGGGCCAGGCGTCATCCCAGTGGCGGACGAAGACCGCGCACCGGATCCCCTCGGCGTCATTGTTGGCCGGGGCCGCGTCGAAAGTGCCCAGGTGGCCCAGCGACGTCGGGTCCAGGTGCAGCCGCACCTCTTCGGCGGCCTCCCGGACCGCGGCCTCCAGGGCGGTCTCCCCCGGCTCGATCTTGCCGCCGGGAAGGATGACGTGGCTGGTGCCGGCCTTGCGGACGTTGAGGCAGCTGCGCCCCCGAAGCAGGCAGACGGCGGCGAGATCAAGAATCACGGACCGTGAATCTACGCCCTCCCCCGGGGTCTCCCCACCCGTCTACTCCCACCCTCCGGGGCAATCCAGCGAGACCCCGGCCGATCTGTGGCGTTCTTGTCCCGGACCCCCGGTGTCTCGCTGGATTACCCCGATCACCCCCGGTACGGCCAGCAGTACGACCGGTGTCAGAACAGCCGGGAGCACACATCGGCCCCTCCGCCCCGCCACGGTCACAGACCGGCCCCATGCACGGCCCCGGGAGCCGATACCTAGGATTCGGTCTGTGAGCCAGACCCGCCAGCACATTCCCGAGGCACCACCACGCGACAGCCAGCAGCCCGGGGTGTCGCTGCGCCGGGGCCTGCGCAACCGCCACATCCAGCTCATCGCGCTGGGCGGGGCGATCGGCACGGGGCTCTTCTACGGCGCGTCCGACTCCATCGGCGCCGCGGGGCCCGCGGTCATCGTGAGCTATCTGGTGGGCGGGGTCATCATCTACCTGGTGATGCGGGCGCTGGGCGAGATGAGCGTCCACAACCCCACCTCGGGGGCCTTCTCCGAATACGCCCACGACTACTGGGGAGACCTCGCCGGCTTCGTGTCCGGCTGGAACTACTGGTTCAACTACATCGCCGTGTCGATGGCCGAGCTGTCAGTGGTGGGCATCTACATCAACTACTGGTTCCCCGGCGTCCCCCAATGGGTCACCGCTGCCGTCGTGCTGGTCCTCATCACCGCCATCAACCTGCTCCATGTGCGGGCCTACGGGGAGTTCGAGTTCTGGTTCGCCATCATCAAGGTGGTGGCCATCCTCGCGATGATCGCCTTCGGCCTGTGGATCATGTTCTTCGGCGCGGGCGGCCACCCCGCCACCGGCATCTCCAACCTGTGGACCCACGGCGGCTTCATGCCGAACGGGCTGCACGGCGTGATGACCGGCCTGGTGGTGGTGATGTTCTCCTTCGGCGGCGTGGAACTCATCGGCATCACCGCCGGGGAGGCCGAGGACCCCCAGCGCTCCATCCCCAAGGCCATCAACCAGGTGGTCTACCGGATCCTCATCTTCTACGTCGGCGCCATCCTGGTGATCGTCTCCCTCACACCGTGGACGAAGATCGACGGCAAGGCCAGCCCCTTCGTCCAGATCTTCGACCAGATCGGGGTGCCCGGCGCCGCCGCCATCCTCAATGTCGTCGTGCTCACCGCGGCCGCGTCCACCTACAACTCGGGGCTCTACTCCAACGGCCGCATGCTGTTCTCCCTGGCCCACCAGGGCAACGCTCCGAGGATCTTCGGGAAGGTGAGCCGCCA harbors:
- a CDS encoding NUDIX hydrolase; the protein is MILDLAAVCLLRGRSCLNVRKAGTSHVILPGGKIEPGETALEAAVREAAEEVRLHLDPTSLGHLGTFDAAPANNDAEGIRCAVFVRHWDDAWPHPTPDHEIAEYEWTPLDTAANDPRQAPLLVDSVIPELRRLGLI
- a CDS encoding amino acid permease, with the translated sequence MSQTRQHIPEAPPRDSQQPGVSLRRGLRNRHIQLIALGGAIGTGLFYGASDSIGAAGPAVIVSYLVGGVIIYLVMRALGEMSVHNPTSGAFSEYAHDYWGDLAGFVSGWNYWFNYIAVSMAELSVVGIYINYWFPGVPQWVTAAVVLVLITAINLLHVRAYGEFEFWFAIIKVVAILAMIAFGLWIMFFGAGGHPATGISNLWTHGGFMPNGLHGVMTGLVVVMFSFGGVELIGITAGEAEDPQRSIPKAINQVVYRILIFYVGAILVIVSLTPWTKIDGKASPFVQIFDQIGVPGAAAILNVVVLTAAASTYNSGLYSNGRMLFSLAHQGNAPRIFGKVSRHGSPWVGIIASSLVTAAAVVLTAVLPSQAFSYVMSIALIAAFINWGMVVITQLLFRRRMDADAVAALRFRMPGAPVTNWLVLAFMAVIVVLMVLSGNPAYQIAVAIGPVWLIILIAGWALSRLARRRRDAAQITED